The genomic interval ATCTGGTAAATCTTGTCCGCCATGAAAGTATGTAAATATACGCTAGGGCTCGCACTTGGTTTGGTAATTACCTCAATTTAAACCGACCGAATACTAAGTTTACTAAACCCAGCCTTTAGGTTTGGTGATCAAACCGACTATTATGTACTCAACGTTGATGAAACAACTCTTCCATAGTATTGATCTTGACACTAGCATTGAATCTGCAATCGGAAGCGATAGCATAGCATAGTTGAAAGGAAAATCTGAAGTTTATGATGAATGTGAGATTCAGAATGACAAAGTTATCCTAAAAGAGAATGACTTGCTCGTAACGTGTTTTTCTTCCATTTCTTATATTCtcattttgataattttagGCCTAAATTGATAGATATGATCCTGCGTTTATGATCAAGTCTGGCACcgataattttgatttttctattcttcttcttttgtgaaagatgtagcagtgcagtttttcttttttggatacaaaacaaaagcttAGAGGGAATACAGTACTGTAGTTGAAGATAACAGATCTCAACCATGATTACTTTCTattcttcttcctttgaaattttcattttcgcCCATGCACTCCACCATGATTACTTTCAATGGAAAACAAATCTCAAGTCAATAAAATATGGGACCTTTGTTATCTTCTCCGCAATTCCAATCGTGGCGTCCACTTCAAACTAAACTCTCCTCATTTGGATTTCTTCCTTCAAAGCATTACCTTTGCCATTTGTTTGTTTCTCTGTAAGAAATTCTCTCCACCTACAAATGCCACAATCTTCCTTTAGGCTTTGTAGTAAAACTCAAGCACCATGTACAGCTCATGGTGGCTCCTCTGTGCTCTTCACCTTCTCGTCTCCGTTGCCGCCATGCTGCCACAATCTCCGGTTCAATGCGACGGAAAAGGTGGCTGCAACCTCGTCAACTCCTACGGTGTTTGGAACGACAGAAAAGATTGCCATGTTGCTAATGTCACGTACCCCAGGACCGAAAATGAGCTACTTAAGGCTGTGGCCTACGCAAACCAGAACAAGCTCAAGCTCAGAGTGGTGAGCCAGTTTTCACATACCATAACCAAACTGGCATGTCCTGCTACAAGTACAGGAAACTCATTGCTAATAAGCACATCAAGTTACAACTCTGGGATCGAAATTGATCACGCCAATTTAGCTGTCACAGTTGATAGTGGTGTAGGACTGCGCAAATTGATCGACACAGTTGAAGCAGCTGGATTAAGTTTGGTTGCTGCACCATATTGGGAGGGTGTGAGTGTTGGAGGGCTTATAAGCACAGGCTCACATGGAAGTTCATGGTGGGGAAAGGGAGGTTCTGTTCATGATCATATTGTTGGTCTAAGCCTAATTGTTCCTGCTACACAGTCTGAAGGGTATGCGAAAGTTCTTAGATTAGAACCCAAAGATGAACTTTTTAATGCTGCCAAAGTTTCGTTGGGGTTGTTGGGTGTCATCTCCAAGGTTGGTAACTTTAGCTCTATATCTTCATTACTAGAAACTTGAGTTTCTTTGTGTGATTTGCAATAAGTATATAATGCTTGATATTCCAATAGGTGAAGTTGTCACTGGAGAAGGGATTCAAAAGAAGCATAACGGTTTAATTTCACTGATGATGATCAAATTGAAAACAAGTACATGGACCATGGAAAAAAGTATGAATTTGCAGATATCACTTGGTATCCATCAAAGCGTACAGCTGCTTACAGATATGATAATCGAGTTCCCTTGGATGTCTCCGGCAATGGAGTTTACGACTTCCTTGGCTTCCAAGCTAATCCCATTTTGGTCTCGAAATCTGTGAGAGCATCAGGTAATGATGTTGATCGATCAAAATCTTTCATTGGTCTTACTTTTGTTCTATTTATGACACTCTTTTCTGCTAAAAATATTAAAGTTGTACCACATTTCATGTTTTGAGCTAGTTTAATTAATATGTTACGTTGATTATGTGGAAACTAGTCAAAATAACATCTGACCTATTCCTGAATTCAGTTTTGTAACATAATGTGTTGATGCAACCAATGCAGAGAAAGTCATGGATAATGGGCACAACTTGAGTGGAAAGTGTTTATTAGCCTCTTCATTTTTAGGGTACAAGAAATTAGTAGCcaatggtttgaaaaatgGCGTAATCTTCACTGGCTACCCAGTCATTGGTAACCAGGGCAAAATGCAAACTTCAGGTTCATGTTTATACTCAACAGGCAAAGACAGCTCCTGTGCTTGGGATCCAAGAATCAATGGCCTCTTCTTCTACGAGACAACGGCAATATTTCCGGCCCCGAAATTCCGAGACTTCATCCTTGATGTGAAGAAGCTAAGAGACCTAGTTAAGCCAGAAAATTTCTGTGGGGTGGATATTTACAATGGATTTCTGATACGTTTTATTAAGGCTTCTGAGGCATATCTTGGTCAACCTGAGGACTCAGTGGTGGTTGACTTCAACTACTATAGGGCTGATGATGCTTCAACTCCAAGATTTGATCAAGATGTTTGGGAAGAGGTGGAGCAATTGGCTTTCTTCAAGCATGGGGCAAAGCCACATTGGGCTAAGAATAGGAACATAGCATTCTTGAATGTGCAGAACAAGTACTCCAAGTTTAACAAGTTTATGGGAATGAAAAGACAGTTGGACCCCCATAACAAGTTCTCAAGTGAATGGTCTGATGAGGTTGTGTATGGAAGAGAAGGTGCTAAGAGTGATGGGTGTGGTTTGGAGGGTATGTGCATTTGTTCTGAAGACAGGCATTGTAGCCCAGGAAAAGGGTATTTCTGTAAACCTGGCCTTGTTTATGGTGAAGCAAGAGTTTGTAGGCATTCTCCATCCTCAAATGTGGCATCAGATAATCCTAAAACTAATTAGTGAAAGGAAGTTTCTCATTGTCTTTTATGTTGCACActacaatttttcttttttgaaaagaTTGTACACTACTATTAATTTGTTCCTTATGTGGATGGGAGTTTAGGGTGGGAGCTAAAGTTTGGAACATTGTTGTAGACGTACTCTAATGGCAAGTTTGTTTCTCCGGACCGTCTAATTCCGAACTAAGTCTTTACTTACTTCCGGACTGTGCTGTCTCGGATTAGGATACATTAATTCCAGACTCATGCTTGGTGCAGTCTCGAACTAACGAACAAAACTAGCAAAATCAccctcctctccctctcatcCGCCTCAACCACGACCCACCCACCACCAAAATCACTTGCATCTTCGTCAGAATCGAAGTCCAAAATCACCTATGTcgacaaacaaacaaacaatgaCGGGCCATTGTAAATGGACAACCCACCCACCACCAAAATCACCCCTTCATCGAAATCTTCGTCCAAATATCACCTATGTCAACAAACAATCAAACTGGAAGCATCGAGGTAGCGGTTGAGCTAGGCCTCTCGAGCCCTAGAACACGTGAGACGCGCCTCCGTCTTAGCGAGTCGACTAAAGATCTTCGAGCGCGACGACATTGTGGTGGTCATTGGGTTATCGCGCAGCGATGGTGATGAGGGAGAGGAGGGCGATGTCCAGTTAACTCTAGATCTACTTTCTCTCTTCAAACTCTCTACAAATTGAAGAACCAATGGAGTGGGGTGGAGTCAGATTTTTGTTGTGGCACAAGGTCGGGGTCGTCccaagagagagaaagagagagatgatTAGACAATCCTCCCAAAATCGGCGCTTCTCTCTAGTCCCAGAAATTAGAGAAGCGGGTATTAACTAGTCTCATTAAACATAATCTCGTGTTTTCCTAAACATGGGTTTCGAAAATAACTTTTTGGACTATGGAGTCCAATCCCAGCTAATCCCCCATAAAAAAACGTGCCCTAAGCTACTTAATTTGTCCTCAAACATTTTTAAACAGTCAGAATGTGATAATCTTCAGAACTTTATATCATTGGCACTTTGGCAGGGAAAATTCTATGAGTATGCGAGTACCATTGTAACATTGTATGCAGGCCGCTCGTGTAGTGCACGTGAGTACCATTAGAGAGACGACAGCCACAAGTTCTCCACAATGTTTAATCAATGGTCCACAATTCACAACCGGCTAAACCCTTGGCATAGTGAGAGTGAGAGGACTGAAAGATACGGAAAACTCTCGCACGTATGAGGAACTGGAGATATTTGGTTCCCATTCGGTTAAATTTTGTCAATTAGATGAAAAAATCCTTAGCGCGTTTATGCTAGTTGCGCTGCATCCTCTGCCGCGCTGCACAATAGACTAATCCCTTTTGCAGTAAGTTCTATCTAATCATCTACCTTATCGTCTTCTAATCAACTTATTTTATATAAGGCATTATAACTTATTTGGATAGACTAAAGTATTATATATGACTCCTTATCTTTCTTCAGTCTGTTTAATAAACTTCTAGATTACAAGAGTTAGAtcgatttttttaatttgcgTAGCTCAATTTTAAACCCTCATTGCTGCTTAAATTAGTCCTGAAGGCCTAACTTGACCAAATTATACACAACTACGAACGTACTAGAGTTCAATACATACACCTCGAgcgtaatgatactattgaaaatttgaatttgaaatcaaCGCATCTACGTGCACACTAATTTCTTCcataaaaacaaaatgttACGAAGTAATAAGACAAGAAACTTCAAGATATTGGACTTTCATTTCAAAATAATTTCCCATAAAGATGATCAGTCACAATCTCGATGTTTCCAAGTCATGACGTCCACAGTAGTCAGTATCAATGTATCACTTTCATATACCATCATGCCAGACCGGCAGTCCCACTCAAGCCAAACCACAACGTACTCCTCCATTTCGCTTCATATAAACTCAGTATACTCTTCAATTCACGCATCATATACAATTATCTTGCTGGCAGCTAACCTAGTCAGATAGTTGAAATTTTATTCTAAAATTACATAGTAAATGTTCAATTTTGGTACACTCTttggttaaattttttcaccataaatgattcaatatttaggtatgctattcaagatcatctctacaaaatttcatctaattcggacatcgttaaagtattgaaattagattaaatcaatgaatgaattaaaactgttcaacgtgaacaattcgtgtaaatctcaattttgaaagctcaaactattgtcaaattggatgaaactttgtagagatgatcttgaataacatacttaaatattgaatcgcttatggtgaaaaaatttgactgaaaagtgtgccaaaatttgaatttcactctgtaatttcagaataaaacttcactctggataaagactatatatatatccagtaAAAAGAGAGGAACTGGTTTTGTGTGATCCTTCAAATTCTGCCTGGAAATTTAGGCTTATATGAATCTGATATAAGTCAGATAtgttatatgtatgtatatatgtctGTATGTATGATTTAAGATGTATTTTTAAATACCTAACTAATTACTCGAAGCCTAATTGGGATGAGATCGATCAGGAGAAAGCTGGTCCTAGAGTTTTAGGTTTAATTAGTTTCGACTTATGAGATATGCGTTTTAGGGACCCTTTTAGAACAGCAATTAACATCAGATCTATATATTTAAGCAGAATG from Argentina anserina chromosome 2, drPotAnse1.1, whole genome shotgun sequence carries:
- the LOC126782452 gene encoding LOW QUALITY PROTEIN: L-gulonolactone oxidase 3 (The sequence of the model RefSeq protein was modified relative to this genomic sequence to represent the inferred CDS: deleted 1 base in 1 codon), which codes for MYSSWWLLCALHLLVSVAAMLPQSPVQCDGKGGCNLVNSYGVWNDRKDCHVANVTYPRTENELLKAVAYANQNKLKLRVVSQFSHTITKLACPATSTGNSLLISTSSYNSGIEIDHANLAVTVDSGVGLRKLIDTVEAAGLSLVAAPYWEGVSVGGLISTGSHGSSWWGKGGSVHDHIVGLSLIVPATQSEGYAKVLRLEPKDELFNAAKVSLGLLGVISKVKLSLEKGFKRSITFNFTDDDQIENKYMDHGKKYEFADITWYPSKRTAAYRYDNRVPLDVSGNGVYDFLGFQANPILVSKSVRASEKVMDNGHNLSGKCLLASSFLGYKKLVANGLKNGVIFTGYPVIGNQGKMQTSGSCLYSTGKDSSCAWDPRINGLFFYETTAIFPAPKFRDFILDVKKLRDLVKPENFCGVDIYNGFLIRFIKASEAYLGQPEDSVVVDFNYYRADDASTPRFDQDVWEEVEQLAFFKHGAKPHWAKNRNIAFLNVQNKYSKFNKFMGMKRQLDPHNKFSSEWSDEVVYGREGAKSDGCGLEGMCICSEDRHCSPGKGYFCKPGLVYGEARVCRHSPSSNVASDNPKTN